Proteins encoded in a region of the Perognathus longimembris pacificus isolate PPM17 chromosome 11, ASM2315922v1, whole genome shotgun sequence genome:
- the C11H1orf56 gene encoding protein MENT — translation MVPAASALLWALLLSLGSRAAGAHESTSTPTTTTEMQRVSLRFGAPARSRRTTDGPNGTTIRKPKITLEDENDALATADRLAGPAAAELLATVTGISRTAIPSPSEDEDGSLEEGVVIDARKNNTSPGIPNSTPKKVFNSSPRKVVANSQEKEIRMTTDLPPITAKYTDELLSSVASLNQWSTAGSTPKQWPSTSHTVMPAPEDLRLVLMPWGPWHCHCKSGTMSRSRAGKLQGLSGRLRVGALSQLRTEHRPCTYQQCPCNRLREECPLDPGLCTDSSCSSQTTTTRTITTRTTTSTTLPPLQLRRRPLPVPPTPSPALAFWKRVKNGLEDIWNSLSSVFTEMQPTEQTQR, via the exons ATGGTCCCCGCCGCCAGCGCGCTGCTCTGGGCCCTGCTGCTTAGTCTGGGGTCCCGGGCGGCGGGGGCCCACGAATCTACCTCAACTCCCACGACGACCACGGAGATGCAGCGGGTCAGCTTACGCTTTGGGGCTCCAGCCCGCAGCCGCAGGACCACAGACGGCCCCAACGGGACCACTATTAGGAAGCCCAAGATAACTCTGGAGGACGAGAACGATGCGCTGGCCACCGCCGACCGCCTGGCGGGCCCGGCCGCCGCCGAGCTCCTGGCCACCGTGACGGGCATCAGCCGGACggctatccccagccccagtgaggaTGAGGATGGGTCTTTGGAAGAAGGGGTGGTGATCGATGCCCGGAAGAATAACACCAGCCCCGGGATTCCCAATTCAACTCCCAAGAAGGTGTTCaattccagccccaggaaggTGGTAGCCAATAGTCAGGAGAAAGAGATCAGGATGACCACGGACCTGCCGCCCATCACGGCCAAGTATACCGATGAGCTGCTGAGCTCCGTGGCCTCCCTCAACCAGTGGTCCACGGCGGGCTCCACCCCCAAGCAGTGGCCATCGACTTCACACACGGTCATGCCCGCGCCCGAGGACCTGCGGCTCGTGCTCATGCCCTGGGGCCCTTGGCACTGCCACTGCAAGTCAGGCACCATGAGCCGGAGCCGGGCAGGGAAGCTGCAGGGCTTATCCGGGCGCCTCCGGGTGGGAGCCCTGAGCCAGCTCCGCACCGAGCACCGGCCTTGCACCTACCAGCAGTGTCCTTGCAACCGGCTTCGCGAGGAGTGCCCGCTGGACCCCGGGCTCTGCACGGACAGCAGCTGCAGCTCGCAGACCACCACCACCCGGACCATCACCACCCggaccaccacctccaccaccctgccccccctccaGCTCAGACGGAGACCCCTCCCggtgcctcccacccccagccccgctcTTGCTTTTTGGAAACGGGTCAAGAATGGCTTGGAAGATATCTGGAATAGTCTCTCTTCAGTGTTCACAGAGATGCAACCA ACAGAACAAACCCAGAGGTAA
- the Bnipl gene encoding bcl-2/adenovirus E1B 19 kDa-interacting protein 2-like protein: METIHESEKQSDLGVKESVEATDTGAALRLEELELQEEWQDEEFPRLLPEEAGPSEDPEKPQQDSQAGTPSTLSLCGQRPMRKRLSAPELRLNLTVGPGDNGAAPSHATCNSSDVSSDLEVDELETPSDSEQLDSAHEFEWEDDLPRAEGLRASEAAERLGRGCVWDVAGEDGHRWRVFRAGQLEQRVDMTVIEPYKKVLSHGGYHGDGLNAVIVFASCYLPRSNIHNYTYVMEHLFRYIVGTLELLVAENYLLVHLSGGTSRAQVPPLSWIRQCYQTLDRRLRKNLRALVVVHATWYVKAFLTLLRPFISSKFTRKIRFLNSLGELAQLISLDQVHIPEAVRQLDQEVRGSGRP; this comes from the exons ATGGAGACTATACACGAGTCAGAAAAACAATCAGATCTTGG GGTCAAGGAGAGTGTAGAAGCAACAGACACAGGAGCAGCCCTGAGACTTGAGGAACTGGAGCTGCAGGAGGAATGGCAAGATGAAGAATTCCCTAG ATTGCTTCCTGAAGAGGCTGGTCCTTCGGAAGATCCTGAAAAACCTCAACAAGACTCTCAGGCAG GTACCCCAAGCACTTTATCCCTGTGTGGCCAGCGCCCCATGCGTAAACGTCTTTCTGCCCCAGAGTTAAGGCTGAATCTGACAGTGGGGCCTGGAGATAACGGAGCTGCTCCCTCCCACGCCACCTGTAACTCCTCTGATGTCAGTTCAGACCTGGAGGTGGATGAATTGGAGACGCCTTCAGACTCGGAGCAACTGGACAGTGCACATGAATTTGAATGGGAAG ATGACCTGCCCCGGGCAGAGGGCCTACGAGCCAGTGAGGCGGCTGAAAGGCTGGGCCGGGGCTGTGTGTGGGATGTGGCTGGAGAGGATGGCCACCGCTGGAGAGTGTTTCGAGCAGGACAGCTGGAGCAGCGAGTGGACATGACTGTCATTGAGCCCTATAAGAAGGTCCTGTCTCATGGAG GCTACCATGGTGATGGTCTCAATGCTGTTATCGTTTTTGCCTCCTGTTATCTACCCCGGAGCAACATCCACAATTACACCTATGTCATGGAACACTTGTTTAG GTATATTGTGGGAACTCTGGAGCTGCTGGTAGCTGAAAATTACCTGCTTGTTCACTTGAGTGGAGGCACAAGCAGGGCCCAAGTCCCCCCTCTGAGCTGGATACGCCAGTGTTACCAGACTTTAGATCGGCG GCTCCGGAAAAACCTACGAGCCCTAGTGGTTGTCCATGCGACGTGGTATGTGAAGGCATTTCTGACACTCCTTCGGCCCTTCATCAG TTCTAAGTTCACACGAAAAATCCGTTTCCTGAACAGCCTGGGGGAATTGGCCCAACTCATCTCCCTAGATCAAGTCCACATTCCTGAAGCTGTCAGACA GTTGGACCAGGAAGTTCGTGGCTCAGGAAGGCCCTAG